Genomic window (Vanessa tameamea isolate UH-Manoa-2023 chromosome 3, ilVanTame1 primary haplotype, whole genome shotgun sequence):
AATTAGATTTGGATCTACAGCTACttcagtattattaattttaattttactgttcATGCTCAATAAAGACTTCGTTGTatcttgtaaattaattaatatatcaaatgatTTATAACAATCAATAGTTTCGTTACCTACAATTCCTGTGGAAATTGCTATCACTTCCTGTAAATCTGGAAAGGGgttgtgaatattaaaaaaatctacaattttatttactgctgaataattttcatttattctgCTATCACTAGTGTCAGTATGCTTAAATTTTTACTGACAATTGTACTTTTAACAACTATTCTTtacacaaaaattaataatacacttttttttcaaataaaaccacGCAGaaactgatttttttatataaataattattaatataaaaaaaaactaaaatatattaaaatcggaGCTGTTATTGAGGACTTTTGACGAAAAAGCTTAATTAACGCGTCTATAAGTCTAACATGCACAAGTCGCAATTTAGCAAAtcatattgttttcataaaattcctCTTAGAAATATGCCATTGTTTGTGTTTGTATCTGAAAGAGTGTCAAATGAACATATAAAATGGGCACTTCAACACGAGAAATTTACATAAGATACAAAATAGTAACAAGTTGTTTATTGTTCACAGGTGGTGTACTTCACGGCGCTCTTTCCTTATGTAGTACTGGTGATTCTGTTTGTTCGCGGAGTAAGTTTACCGGGAGCTTCTACGGGAATTCTGTTTTATCTTACACCGGATTTTAGTCAGCTTGCCAACGCTCAGGTATATATCGTCGTTATGTTACAGATTTACATATTGTTGTAATAAACATACGtatggtttttaatataattctttatttcaGGTGTGGGGTGATGCTgcagttcaaatattttttgcgttAAGTCCAGCTTGGGGAGGTCTCATCACACTGTCATCTTACAACAAATTTACCAACAATTGCTATATGTATGTACTGTTTATCATGagtcgatttttaaaaataattatatatattcaaagcaATGATTGTTGTTTTCAGAGATTCATTAATCGTGGCGGTGTCAAATATTGGTACATCATTTTTTGCTGGTTTGGTTATATTTTCCGTAATAGGGTTTCTGGCACATGAACTGAACGTAGGCGTGGATCGCGTAGTAGATCAAGGAGCAGGTCTAGCTTTCATAGTATATCCTGAAGTAGTAACTAGACTACCAGTCTCACCTCTTTGGTCAATACTGTTCTTCGTTATGCTTTTAACTTTAGGACTGGATTCGCAGGTATGCTGataatagataatttttaaatatatttatctaaaaaaactCTTCTAATTGCGTATTTTTCTGTTATTAGTTCGCACTAATGGAGACGGTAACTACAGCAATATTGGATCGATTTCCAAATTTCCGTCAGAAGAAAGTTTGGGTTGTGTTAACGGTAGCCATTTTTGGCTACATGGGTGGTTTGATTTTTACAACTAATGTAAGTTTATGTTAAATACATCGCTATTTTGGTTTGcatgtaaataaagaattttttattaacttcgaGCTTACTTATTACTTTCTGTTTCAGAGTGGAATGTATTGGTTGCAACTCATGGATAAATACGCAGCGAATTGGTCAGTTCTTATAATCGCTATTGGTGAATGCATTATTATTGCCTGGATTTACGGAGCAGAAAAGTTTTGTCGAGATATACAAAGCATGATCGGCCGGCAGTCAAAGCTCTGGGTTGTTTTTTGGAGTGCGATGTGGCGAATCATCACTCCAGCCGCATTagttgtaagtaaaataaaatcaattacatcttttttttaatttcattcagaGCCAAACATTgtcacaataatataattctataaacataaaaaaataatttacaattttataatatgtaccgtcttttcagtttattttagtGTTCAATTGGATCGAATATAAGCCGGCATCATATGGCCACTATGTGTATCCGATGTGGGCTGATGCTGTCGGCTGGATACTTGGAGTATTACCGATTGTTGTAGTAGTTATTATGGCCGTTAACCAGATTTGCAGTGGACCTGATGATCTTACAATAATGGAGGTAAGTAATAAATGGTAAGctttaaactataaaacaagTCTCAAGGAAACAGAGCTGTTATCAGGTTATCGCGTTATCGTTATATAAATACTGGTCGTTGATTATCTCCTACTCATTAAAGTTAAGCTCAATAGCCAAGAACCAGTTAAGTACGTGTCTGACATAATTTTCACGCTAACTAGATTTTAGCGtcttatcattaataatatccaaaaaaaatattttgaatgtttaataatacatcgatgtatattacttaattatatacattactttAGAAAGCACGTGTTCTCGCACGGCCAACTGATGAATGGGGCCCGGCGTCCGGGTCCGTCTGCAGTAGCGCACTGCGGACGGAGACGGAGCTGTCGCCGCCAGTGCTGCTACTGCACGGCCGCCACGTGCTGCGCGAGCGGGGCGCATGACCCATGCACGCCCATCCGCTCATTGCTATGCGGAAGGTATGTTAGAAAACTATTGACCTGCAACATAGGAAAAGCAAAAATATCATAGCATTCatacattatttcaatttttgcaTAACATAATCTGTGTTTTGTTTAAgtataaatgtattacaaattacattaaatgacGTAATATTCAACTTCCATAATTAAtatagctttaaaaaatatgaccttattattattattaattgtcttTATGCCTATTCAAAAATGAATAACACTTAAAACGGGTGGATAATAAAGTGTGCGCAGCACAAAATCCTTAGCACTTAGGTTTATTATGAAAAGAAGGTCTTATTTCTTAAACTTTGCGTTAACAATACAGAGCTAGTCAAAATTTATTCACTTTCCGTATTCGAAAGacgaatgaaattttattttttgtaatatgtaaatgtatttattcgaaGATATTTACACTAAGTTGTACTCaaggcaaataaaaataatttgggtAGAAACAAATTGCTATCCACGCGTTACGAAATAGAAATTTGCCAGGAATCAGTCTCTGAAAACTCAGTTTTTCTATCACTACCACATGCTCTGTATAATTGTTGCTGTGTTATtctgtatatataaacaattagtcgagattaaaataattgcaatttttgttttaaatcacaTATAGTGCGTATCATAATCCCAGTTTTCTGGTGTATACTGCCGAACAGCCGACTTCTAACGCTCGGCTGTCCATGTTCGTTTTCATAAAATAGAAGGGTTTTGTGCATTAGTGCCCGAAAAGTCTAATTATGGTACTGTTTTAAGCTAACTACATATACCTACAATAATTTAAagccaatatttaaaattaaagcttgatattcattatatatatattccttacAGACATCTCATGATGGAATAGACGTAACATCTATAACTAGTGGcatagaaaatgaaataaagaaagcaggcacaaaaattaaaaaatcatctaaGAAAAGAAAGGTCCAAAATTTTAGTCTGGAATTCGAGGAAAACATAATAGAACCTTTACTACAAATAGACAATGAAAAACCTGAAATCTCCAGTAGAAgtgctaaatatttattaaacaaaacaaagacTGATTCTTCGTTTGAGCCGACTAATAAGAGTTCAGAAAATTCTGCATTGTCAGCAAATTCCATATCAACGCCTGTCAGCTCGACAAGTAAAATCAATAATACTCCATATATAAGCGGGACGGCACCTTTGCACAATCATATGAATACAAACATCTTTGGTATGTATGATGTATCAAAAGATATAGCTACAACTAAAAATTCCATTCTCGTAGAAATAGATGGAAGCAAATCAGGAGGATACAACCCGAGTCCATTGATTTTTACAACTGCAAAAATTCACACTGAtagtaaatctaaattaatggAACCCGTACAAGTTACACCTGTTCCGATCCTTTCTACTATAGAAGGAAATATTGTGAGAACATTTCCTGATAATAGTGAACACCTTATGAGTAGCTCATCGACAAGACCtattgatttgaatataaataaatgtggtATATCTGTAATGAGTGAGTCAAAtgaaagtgaaaaaaaatatattacagaattacAGAAAATTCATTCACTTAAGGATTCTACCAgttcacaaattaaaaatcaaaacataagtaaattatcaaataaatcaattaagacTGGAAATTTACCAACATCTACTAATTCTGTATACTCTACAACTAAAACTATAAAAGATGAAATTTGTATTGATAGTTCCACTATTCTTAAGTCCAGTATTGATTCAGCACCAATTACTAATAAAGTAGCAAAAGAAACGTCAGAGGAATCTATTAAAGATACACTTTTGGCACAAAATTCAATGACTACAGCTAACAGTATAAATAATGGAATTAGCGGTGAAAATAAGGCCTTAAAACCAAATATGCAATTTCCTCTTGATATACAtgtaacagataataaatctaaaaaattgAAATCACCGAACGCTTTATGTGATATGAAGGAAAATGTTACATCAGCTCGTAAATATAGTCCACTctgtattattatagaaaaacatGAACAGATGTCTAAAAGATTGAAATTACTAGAGTCTTCTAATGATGTTGCCACCACAGCCAAAGTTTCGTCCAGTGGTAGCAAAAGATTACAACGTCAGAAAAACGCTTCTATAGAAGACACAAATGAGACTGTAACGATTTCCAATacattaacaaacaaaaataataaatcacaagaattggacaaaaataatattattaaaactgaaaaAGCGTCTTTTGACAAAGGCGATAGTAAAAATGAAGATATTTCACCTAATGAGAAAACGTCAATTTCTTCAAAGTCTACTACCATAGCTGAAACATCAACAGCTGTGTCATCTCCGCTGTCAATAGTATCTTTAGTTGACCCAATCACTAAACAGGAAAAAATGTCTCCTACAGATGTGGAGAAATTGAGACCTTTAACTGGAAGTGGTGTTGAAGATTGttctaagattttaaataaatcatcaagTGTGATTCCTGTAATCAAAGCAAAAGATGATATTAAACCACTTTCCATAACGACAGAAGAACCGCTATCTAATGTGACAGCATCATCTGTAATGGCAACATTCAGTAAATCGGATTCTCTCAATCTGGTTCCTACATCTAGCAAAGACGATGTATTAGTAAAATATGAATCTTCCGTTGAAACTACAACTCTTCCATCATATATAGTTTCAACGTCTAGAACTAAAATAGGCTCGACATTGACTTTTAATACTATAACAACCACATCAAAATCTTTGACGCAGAAGCCCCTTGATGAAGTCGTTTATACTACAAAtggaaaggaaaaaaaatctaCGGCGTCGGAACAAAGTAACAAAACCATGGTAGGTATGCCTTCAAACTTAACTAGGAGTAATAATGgttcaaaacaaacaaaaacaaaaattgattcATCAGTGAAAGATGGTAGAGCTTAACATAAAATGTAACTATTTGCATAGTCATtagttctattatttttattgtaaccgTCATttactatgtatttaaaatacataaatcgtattttaagatatttctaaGATAAAATTCAATTCTTTTAAAACAACTCAATTACTCTTAAGAAAAGGCTTAGCAATCCTTTAAGCCGATACTTATTCAAATATCAATACGTAGTTGTCTTAGTATATTAAAACTTGTTTATAAATTAGCAGTTTTGTTATCAAAAAGAAAGAGTATCAGAAGTTGTTTtaggtattataaatgaataagcAGGAACGCTACTGTTGATGCCCGCGAACATACGTTTATACATTGGCACTAGAAGCAATAAGAGTCTTTGGAAACTTTCAATCGTAAGACCTTAAATCTGCTGTCGTGTTAATAAATTGAAGTatcaacatatttaattaattaaacacacaGCAATGAAGCAATTTTTTAACCATTCttacataaagtaaaaaataaatatttagttgcaTTGTAGtctgataaacaaaaatttgcATGTTAATTTGCAtacataatatagaataaatggAGGACTTTGctcatttaataaatgtatggaATTGAATAGATTGACAGCACGTTTGGTAAATGATatagacaaaaattaaacaatcgtTTGCTTTTTTATCTTGGTTCTATATTTTTAACCCTTAATAAGGTTTAGTGGTGCTaagatataaagtaatatttttcatagacaatattatattttaaaatttttcgatACAATTTAGAGATGAATGATGTTGTCTCATATAAAGTCAATTTAcacatattgtttaataaatttgataaaatcgaTTAATTTCTTTGATTCAAAAAATACCTATTCTGTGCCAAATTGTTTATCAATGAATATAAAGAAATTCAAAATCACAGGGTAGTACAAGATCATACGATGAATCTTCAATATATGACGACTGGAAAGTTTTTTAGAAATAAGAgattttttctgtaaaatattattgttacaaacATTCAATTTAACTTGATTTTTGTGATGTTTATTTTTGCTAGCCCGGTAcatacgttttattaataaacattatcgagaaaataaaatttaactttaagcgcttaataaaaaaataaaattagttcctAGTTCTCTTTCCTATCATGCGAttactaaaaacttaaattgaTCTGAAttagtttaatgttaaaaaaaagtgttaaataacttaataaaataatttcgaacaacagattcaaatttaaactaaatatcgCTATTTGTCGGTAATagcattttgttttcttttggaCTTGGCACTCAATCGAGGGCCATATTATGGAATTTGTTATTGTCTTGCTGTTACTTTTGAGAGAGTGGTCACGACACATGATAACGTCCGCTTTGAACTGCTTCGCTTCATGACAGTTATTAACAGTTCCTTATCAGAACGATTCTTACCAGTAGAGATAAATTTGAAACTCACCACAGAACATtagcgtgaaatatcagaatcgaacgtaagtcggttttcaatatttgaaGAGTGAATGAACTCTTACAGAATCGAACTGAAGTTCAATTTAGAGAATATGTCTAACTTTGCGTTCACTCAAAATTTGGATCCAGTGTTTGTttgcaaaatttaatacatttacgtAAAATTATGTATCAgaaaacaatattgtaaaaagatgagatattattatattaatattatcaacggTGACGTCCTTTTGAATTCCTCCACATTCTGAAACGGCAATGCCAAGAGAACTTTGAGATTGTTGTAAGTCGAGTTTCTATCCTAACGGGTATTTACTGAAGCTTGCCAAGCTTATGATCAAATTCCATGTCAAATTAATTGTTGCTGAGCACAATATATCAGGTAGGCATTTGTTTGGGCAAACCACTCTCCATAAAGAGTTTTCATTAAATCGTTTAGCTGATAGTCTACAGCAAAggcaacataaaataatataataaacggtCTACAATAAGTTATATAAAGTGCTTAAGCCTCAGCCACTTTACAAAGATGAAGATAAAATCTAATGAAATGGATCtactttaatatgaaacatttttaaattgtaccagaaaaattaaattgaattatattataatagtgtaGTACCGTGCTCAAAATTTATAAGTAGTTCATACTCTATGTAGGAGTTATTTGTACGTCCGATTTTTGTATCATTAAGTCATGTGTCTTCCTTCCATGTATGTTTCTTTAAATACAACAAaccgtttaataaataaattatatgtgccaatggttattattttttattaatatttgtatttagagTACACGAAAtgtgaaagaaataatatataacgccTATAGTATCGTACACAGtcatgttttttataatcttatattatttaaagaaatgtcatataaaaatattatgtattttgtaatcgTTCTTACTTTTATATGCAAGTTAAAGTTTTTCTTTAGAATAAAACACAATGTCTACTAATAATGGCGTATTAGACTGATCCCTTCATgtttaacttataaattgtacatgtttaatattaatttgaattttgatatttttcaatttactgtaacttttattactcaagaatatactttttgtaattaatatgtgTAACACGTTGTCCAGAAcaataattttttgtataaatttatcgtaatatttaagatatgcatttttaaataccgtataaatattatatcgattcTTAGttactcaatttatttaattaaacttattagtACAATTTTACCGTGTTATATTTGAGTTGTGGCTATTGTATTGTATACCTTCTCTTTTACTCTATGTTtcttatgttatatgtaataaggcttaaattatttagtacaatatactttttaatgattcatttgttattttcgATCAAATGTCGAATTTCTACGTCATTCATTACTCAATATTTAATTGACGAGGAAggtgaataatatttaaaatattgtactctTATTTTTCGTGAAAAAgcaaaatcttataaattcaaataggtaaagctttaaatattatttcatatcttcaattaaagttataaagtttaaaaaaaaaaccgtaaatTTTTTTGAACTGTAACATAAGCATTCTTATTTTTCGTTGATTTCAGAtaaattaacgtaaaaaaaaatgttcgattACTAAACACAATCTTATAATACTTAGGTACCGTAAAGTGTATTATGGTGTTACGTATAATATTGATTAGGATTAGACTTGTCGTTTAGATATTTTACTCAATTTTTAGACTTATAGAATgtagaaaatatcaaatatcctatggtttttatttt
Coding sequences:
- the LOC113397238 gene encoding sodium- and chloride-dependent glycine transporter 1-like isoform X2 encodes the protein MKPEKQTPIPAVTENIPTMEIKYSCKEEIITETVIEETEPERGNWTGRFDFLLSLLGYSVGLGNVWRFPYLCYNNGGGAFLIPFTIMLVIAGLPLMFMELSFGQYAALGPVAVYNRFCPLFRGLGYGMVIVSSIVMLYYNLIIAWTIYYMVVSFASIFYQLPWQNCDADWSTKFCYSYEEANRCQEQNGTYYLRQCLNQSYATLHDIVALAEVALRRPPAEEYFTNQVLGLSSGIEETGHIRVGMAACLFAAWLIVFLCLCKGVQSSGKVVYFTALFPYVVLVILFVRGVSLPGASTGILFYLTPDFSQLANAQVWGDAAVQIFFALSPAWGGLITLSSYNKFTNNCYIDSLIVAVSNIGTSFFAGLVIFSVIGFLAHELNVGVDRVVDQGAGLAFIVYPEVVTRLPVSPLWSILFFVMLLTLGLDSQFALMETVTTAILDRFPNFRQKKVWVVLTVAIFGYMGGLIFTTNSGMYWLQLMDKYAANWSVLIIAIGECIIIAWIYGAEKFCRDIQSMIGRQSKLWVVFWSAMWRIITPAALVFILVFNWIEYKPASYGHYVYPMWADAVGWILGVLPIVVVVIMAVNQICSGPDDLTIMEKARVLARPTDEWGPASGSVCSSALRTETELSPPVLLLHGRHVLRERGA
- the LOC113397238 gene encoding uncharacterized protein LOC113397238 isoform X1, translated to MHAHPLIAMRKTSHDGIDVTSITSGIENEIKKAGTKIKKSSKKRKVQNFSLEFEENIIEPLLQIDNEKPEISSRSAKYLLNKTKTDSSFEPTNKSSENSALSANSISTPVSSTSKINNTPYISGTAPLHNHMNTNIFGMYDVSKDIATTKNSILVEIDGSKSGGYNPSPLIFTTAKIHTDSKSKLMEPVQVTPVPILSTIEGNIVRTFPDNSEHLMSSSSTRPIDLNINKCGISVMSESNESEKKYITELQKIHSLKDSTSSQIKNQNISKLSNKSIKTGNLPTSTNSVYSTTKTIKDEICIDSSTILKSSIDSAPITNKVAKETSEESIKDTLLAQNSMTTANSINNGISGENKALKPNMQFPLDIHVTDNKSKKLKSPNALCDMKENVTSARKYSPLCIIIEKHEQMSKRLKLLESSNDVATTAKVSSSGSKRLQRQKNASIEDTNETVTISNTLTNKNNKSQELDKNNIIKTEKASFDKGDSKNEDISPNEKTSISSKSTTIAETSTAVSSPLSIVSLVDPITKQEKMSPTDVEKLRPLTGSGVEDCSKILNKSSSVIPVIKAKDDIKPLSITTEEPLSNVTASSVMATFSKSDSLNLVPTSSKDDVLVKYESSVETTTLPSYIVSTSRTKIGSTLTFNTITTTSKSLTQKPLDEVVYTTNGKEKKSTASEQSNKTMVGMPSNLTRSNNGSKQTKTKIDSSVKDGRA